CAAGTCTTACTGCTTCTTCCTTAAACTGCTTATCGTATTTCCTGTTCACTTTCCTTTCTTGCATTTCACACCTCCTTAGGTTATATGATTCTACTATAACCTAACCCTTTGGTGTGTCCACTATTTCGGGGGAGGTGCATAATACTGTTGTAAACTCTTTTTGGCTTTTTGATTTTTAATATTCCCTCCCTTATGGATGTAATAAGCGATTGGAATGAGTGCATTGTCTGATAAGTTAGGATGATTGATATATCCAATTTCAGGAAGAAGTTTGCATAGCTTTATTAAGCTATTTTTGATGTCGATCCAGTTTTTCTTAATTATGTTGATGTTCTTTAATGTAAATGATTCTAACTTGTATTTTACGGGAAGGTCAGACAAAACTAAACAAGCTCGCATAACAAAGTCCTGTGCGATATTTACTTTATCTTCTCTCATTGATTCAACCAATTCTTTTATTTCATCGCGTCCTTCATTCCATTGTGCTACTAAGTAAGAAAACAAAAGGTCAGATTTTTTTAGTGGCATGCCACCGCTATTAACCCTTGTGAACATTTTTACTACCGTGTCTGGATTTTGATTGTCAATGTCAAAATAATAAAGTCGGTTATCATTCAGCATTTCATAAAGTGTTTTGAGAGTTGCCACAATCTTTTCTCTGCGGTTCTCAAACTTTGCGATTAAAGTTTTTTTGTTTGACTTAACTGCCAATGGTTGTAAAGTTTCATTTACAAGAGTTGTAGCTCGGTCTGCATTCTTCCAAGTTAAAATCTTACCAACTTCAAACCACAATTTTCTGTCGTTTAAGAAAGTAGAATCTTCGTCACCAAGAAATTCAAAAAGCTCTTCTTCTTCAAGTATCCTTGTTTCTGTCGCTAAAAGGTTAATGTAAAGTTTTGATGTAACGAAATTTGAATCAACATTCTGAAGTCCTTTTCCACTTTTTTTATACTTGTAAGTGCCAGCCAATCCAAAGAATAAACTACTTAATCTTTGTTGTCCGTCAACTACTGCAAATACATCTGTTTCTAATAGATTCTTTGATACAGGTTCATTTTTAATTGGCTTGCTTTTGTTTTCAGAATATTCCCGAATAAATTTGTAGAGAGGATAGTTTCGACATGCCTCTGGTTTTAGCTTCCAAAAAATGAAATTCCCTATTGGGTAGTTACGAAACAAGGAGTCAAATAAATTTACAATGCGGTCATAGTCCCACACAAAATTTCTTTGGATTGGTGGTAAAAATATTTTCCCACCTTCAACGTCGGTAATTGCTTGCTTGATGCTTATTGATTTAAATTTCATTTCTGTTGTGGTTTGTCAATTTGATTTCTTGTCTGTCAGTTGATGTTGGCACTGTCGCCGTAGCATGACGACTAACTTGTTCATAGACGCAATTGTTTCGTATATACCCCTAACTTCGGGGTTGTAGACGAACCTGTTTCGTCAATCCCGATTCTGTCCGTTACGGCCATATTTATATTATTCATCATCTTTGCCGCGAATACGAATTCTATTTTCTTCTATAATCCACAAGCACTGCATCAGAGGTTCACGACTAATAAAAGGGATAATACCGCGAAAAACTTTAACAACGTGATGTTTTGACTGGATTCTGACCCTCAAAACAATAATGCCTGAAAATTCTTCCGGGGGATATGCTCTGATATCGGAAAAATCTGTGTCAAGGGTAACCAGCACACGTTGTTCATTTTTGCATGTATTTATGAGAATAG
Above is a window of Deltaproteobacteria bacterium DNA encoding:
- a CDS encoding DUF262 domain-containing protein, whose translation is MKFKSISIKQAITDVEGGKIFLPPIQRNFVWDYDRIVNLFDSLFRNYPIGNFIFWKLKPEACRNYPLYKFIREYSENKSKPIKNEPVSKNLLETDVFAVVDGQQRLSSLFFGLAGTYKYKKSGKGLQNVDSNFVTSKLYINLLATETRILEEEELFEFLGDEDSTFLNDRKLWFEVGKILTWKNADRATTLVNETLQPLAVKSNKKTLIAKFENRREKIVATLKTLYEMLNDNRLYYFDIDNQNPDTVVKMFTRVNSGGMPLKKSDLLFSYLVAQWNEGRDEIKELVESMREDKVNIAQDFVMRACLVLSDLPVKYKLESFTLKNINIIKKNWIDIKNSLIKLCKLLPEIGYINHPNLSDNALIPIAYYIHKGGNIKNQKAKKSLQQYYAPPPK
- a CDS encoding DUF5615 family PIN-like protein, coding for MQFKIDENLPIEIAELLITAGHDAKTVNDQQLQGVRDTILINTCKNEQRVLVTLDTDFSDIRAYPPEEFSGIIVLRVRIQSKHHVVKVFRGIIPFISREPLMQCLWIIEENRIRIRGKDDE